The following DNA comes from Methanothrix sp..
ATCCCAAGAACCTGGAGGGAATCCTTATCGGCGGCCCATCACCCACCAAAGAGGAATTTGTGGAGGGCAGTTTTCTGCACCATGAGCTGCAGCGAAAGATCCTGGCGGTCTTGGATGTCTCTTACACCGATGAGTCAGGGCTGTATGAGCTGGTTGATTCCGCTCAAGAGCAGCTTGCCGGCCTGGAGGTAACCCAGGATAAAGAGATCATGCGCCGTTTCATGAGAGAGCTGGTTTCAGATAAGGGTCTGGCAGCATACGGAGAGAGGGAGGTTCGCCACAACCTTGAGCTTGGAGCAGTGGATACCCTTCTCCTGTCTGAGGATCTGAGGAAGACCAGGGCCAAGATCGTCTGCACCAACCGCAGTTGCGATTTTTCCGAGAGCCGGACAAGGAGCAGCTCATCTGAGCCTCTGGGCAACTGCCTGAAGTGCTCCAGCCCCCTGGCCATAGAGGAGGAGGAGGATATAGTCTCAGATCTATCCAAGCTGGCAGAGCTGAGCGGGGCGGAGGTCAAGATCATCTCCACAGAATTTGAGGAAGGGGCGCAACTGAATAAAGCATTTGGAGGCATAGCTGCTATTCTCAGATACAAGACCAGCCACATCTAGGGGCGATGAGAACGATCGAGGTCACAGTCTATTCAGCCGTCCAGCCTACTGAAAGGGTGGATAGGGTAGTCCTGGCGATCGAGAATATCTTCCCCGGACTGATAATGGATATTCGCACCGATCGCATCAATGCTTATAACGGCCCCCGATCACTGATCAGATTGCATCGTCTCCTTAGAAGCCAGAAAATTCTGGATGCTGCGCGATCGGTCCTGCAGGGAGGCATCA
Coding sequences within:
- a CDS encoding RNA-binding domain-containing protein — its product is MRTIEVTVYSAVQPTERVDRVVLAIENIFPGLIMDIRTDRINAYNGPRSLIRLHRLLRSQKILDAARSVLQGGIRGNVIQFQLSKQAAYMGMVSFPPQEEPLGSLHIQVLATEGERIIDWLAPVTENGVAVEEIDLFEGGMEEDV